A single Silvibacterium dinghuense DNA region contains:
- a CDS encoding EAL domain-containing protein, whose translation MRVGADELRRGLQCDEFEPFFQPIVTLCTGELAGFEILARWRHPEHGILLPDHFIALAEQDGTIGSLTGILLARAFAIAGSLPPHLRLSVNISPHQLHDFLLPPQIESLAGSFRFPLSRLVIEITESAFFDNLEHARAVTLELKKLGCRIALDDFGTGYSSLLHLQALPFDELKIDRSFVHSMTKHRESRKIVSAVIGLGQSLGLATIAEGVSTPEEAGLLLGLGCEAGQGWLFGKPVPADQLPALVQTPPQPIPRQSRNLSQEIFSSTLPSHRLAQLQALYEGAPVGLAFLDRNFRYIALNQQLASFHDNPLESYIGRTVAEMVPDIYPLIHPYLCRCLTGEAISGIEIICPARETRPETAFFVSYVPVYDEAHEVIGISVSVVDITERRRMEAALRESEDHYRHMVELNPQIPWVLDPQGMAVSIGPRWSELTGSTEEESLGRGFMQYVHPEDQQLLENTIARCFPIGEPVDVQFRARTRSGGWRWLRSRGSPRRDKQGNIVCWYGSTDDIDDLKRTEDALRRSEAHLQAVMESLSLKLQKLAAS comes from the coding sequence ATGCGTGTTGGCGCTGACGAACTCCGCCGGGGCCTGCAGTGTGATGAATTCGAGCCATTCTTCCAGCCCATCGTCACGCTTTGTACGGGCGAGCTGGCAGGGTTCGAGATCCTCGCCCGCTGGCGTCACCCCGAACACGGCATCCTGCTTCCCGACCACTTCATTGCTCTCGCAGAGCAGGATGGCACGATCGGTTCGCTTACCGGGATCCTGCTCGCCAGGGCCTTTGCCATCGCCGGCAGCCTGCCTCCACACCTGCGGCTCTCCGTGAACATCTCCCCTCATCAGCTGCACGACTTCCTTCTCCCGCCGCAGATAGAGAGCCTTGCCGGGTCGTTCCGCTTCCCTCTCTCACGCCTGGTCATTGAGATCACAGAGAGCGCTTTCTTCGACAATCTCGAACACGCCCGCGCCGTCACGCTGGAACTGAAGAAACTCGGATGCCGGATTGCCCTCGATGACTTCGGCACCGGCTATTCCAGCCTGCTGCATCTCCAGGCACTCCCCTTCGACGAGCTCAAGATCGACCGCAGCTTCGTCCACTCCATGACGAAGCACCGCGAAAGCCGCAAGATCGTATCCGCCGTGATCGGTCTCGGCCAGAGCCTGGGGCTGGCCACCATTGCGGAAGGCGTCAGCACCCCCGAAGAGGCCGGACTGCTGCTCGGCCTCGGCTGCGAGGCAGGACAGGGATGGCTCTTCGGCAAGCCGGTGCCCGCCGACCAGCTTCCGGCGCTGGTGCAGACACCGCCGCAGCCTATCCCACGCCAGAGCAGGAATCTTTCACAGGAAATCTTCTCGAGCACTCTTCCCAGCCATCGTCTCGCACAGCTGCAGGCGCTCTATGAAGGGGCTCCGGTAGGCCTTGCCTTTCTCGACCGGAATTTCCGCTATATCGCCCTCAATCAGCAGCTGGCCAGCTTTCATGACAATCCCCTCGAAAGCTACATCGGCCGTACCGTTGCTGAGATGGTGCCCGATATCTATCCCCTCATCCACCCGTATTTATGCCGCTGCCTCACCGGAGAGGCCATTTCCGGGATCGAGATCATCTGCCCAGCCCGCGAGACTCGCCCTGAGACCGCCTTCTTCGTCTCTTATGTGCCTGTTTATGATGAGGCCCACGAGGTCATCGGCATTTCTGTCTCGGTGGTCGACATTACCGAACGGCGGCGCATGGAAGCAGCACTGCGCGAGAGCGAAGACCACTACCGTCACATGGTCGAGCTCAATCCTCAGATTCCCTGGGTCCTGGATCCGCAGGGCATGGCCGTCTCCATTGGCCCGCGCTGGAGCGAGCTGACCGGCTCTACCGAAGAGGAGAGCCTTGGCCGGGGATTCATGCAGTATGTGCATCCCGAGGATCAGCAGCTGCTCGAAAACACGATCGCGCGCTGCTTTCCAATCGGCGAACCGGTGGATGTTCAGTTCCGCGCCCGCACCCGCTCCGGAGGTTGGCGCTGGCTACGCTCCCGCGGCTCGCCGCGGCGCGACAAGCAAGGCAACATCGTCTGCTGGTACGGCAGCACCGACGACATCGACGACCTGAAACGGACCGAGGATGCGCTCCGCCGCAGCGAAGCCCATCTTCAGGCGGTGATGGAATCCCTGTCTCTCAAGCTGCAAAAGCTGGCCGCCTCTTAG
- a CDS encoding SRPBCC domain-containing protein yields MHAIHWPEQYLPGTTDNYVSNEVIVQGLTAAEVWPYLNDTREWPHYYSNASKIGFDGGKGPELSAGARFRFTTFGLDVEAEVTEYEPPVAGSPARVAWRAWVDGSEEVALNVLHAWLIEDLPGGRVRVLTQESQIGKPAVGLRNAKPNPMLNAHQDWLEGLVGAAEKGKQSAR; encoded by the coding sequence ATGCACGCGATTCACTGGCCTGAACAATATCTGCCGGGAACGACCGACAACTACGTATCGAATGAAGTGATCGTGCAGGGGCTGACGGCGGCCGAAGTCTGGCCATATTTGAACGATACGCGCGAATGGCCGCACTACTACAGCAACGCCTCGAAGATCGGCTTCGACGGCGGCAAGGGACCGGAGCTGAGTGCCGGTGCGCGCTTTCGCTTCACCACCTTCGGGCTCGATGTAGAAGCCGAGGTTACAGAATATGAGCCCCCGGTGGCAGGCAGTCCGGCGCGCGTGGCATGGAGAGCCTGGGTAGACGGCAGCGAAGAGGTAGCGCTCAATGTGCTGCATGCGTGGCTCATCGAAGACCTGCCCGGCGGACGCGTGCGCGTGCTGACGCAGGAATCGCAGATCGGCAAGCCTGCTGTGGGTTTGAGGAATGCGAAGCCGAACCCCATGCTGAATGCGCATCAAGACTGGCTGGAAGGCCTGGTAGGAGCAGCGGAGAAGGGGAAGCAGAGCGCCAGGTAA
- a CDS encoding NADH:flavin oxidoreductase/NADH oxidase, with protein MSGLFDPYQLKGAKLRNRIAVSPMCQYMAQEGEMTDWHQVHYTGLARGGAGLTIIEATAVSPEGRITWADTGLWNDQQAEKMAPVIAAMKKWGTVPGIQLAHAGRKASANRPWEGDDHIPAGELNAWTTIAPSPVAFGANLARTPEEMSLEEIARVQAATAKAAERARDIGIGWLQMHFAHGYLAQNFFSPLSNKRTDQYGGSAENRGRYLLETLKAVRAVWPEDRPLTARFSVVEFDGNDEVMLADAIELLRKMRAEGLDFVDVSVGFNTPHAKIPWGPNFLAETAAKVLSETGLPGTTSWFIASPKDGDALIREGKLDLMTVGRPMLANPHWPYAAAQELGIADPAWKTLPAPYAHWLGRYR; from the coding sequence TTGTCCGGATTATTTGATCCTTACCAGCTGAAAGGCGCGAAACTGCGCAACCGCATTGCCGTGTCGCCTATGTGCCAGTACATGGCGCAGGAAGGCGAAATGACGGACTGGCACCAGGTGCACTACACGGGGCTGGCACGCGGCGGCGCTGGACTGACCATCATCGAGGCTACGGCGGTTTCACCCGAGGGTCGCATCACCTGGGCCGACACCGGGCTGTGGAACGATCAGCAGGCGGAGAAGATGGCGCCGGTCATCGCCGCGATGAAGAAGTGGGGCACGGTGCCCGGCATCCAGCTGGCGCATGCGGGGCGCAAGGCTTCGGCCAACCGGCCGTGGGAGGGTGACGACCATATCCCCGCTGGCGAGCTGAACGCCTGGACGACGATAGCGCCCTCGCCGGTGGCCTTTGGTGCGAATCTGGCGCGTACGCCGGAAGAGATGAGCCTGGAGGAGATCGCCCGCGTGCAGGCGGCGACGGCGAAGGCTGCCGAGCGGGCACGCGATATCGGTATCGGGTGGCTGCAGATGCACTTTGCCCACGGCTACCTGGCGCAGAACTTCTTTTCGCCGCTCTCGAACAAGCGCACCGACCAGTACGGCGGCAGTGCCGAAAACCGCGGCCGCTACCTGCTCGAAACACTGAAGGCGGTGCGCGCCGTATGGCCTGAGGACCGTCCGCTGACGGCGCGCTTCAGCGTGGTCGAGTTCGACGGCAACGACGAGGTGATGCTGGCCGACGCGATCGAGCTGCTGAGGAAGATGAGGGCCGAGGGGCTGGATTTTGTCGATGTCTCGGTGGGTTTCAACACGCCGCACGCGAAGATTCCCTGGGGTCCGAATTTCCTGGCTGAGACAGCGGCGAAGGTACTCAGTGAAACCGGTCTGCCAGGCACGACGAGTTGGTTTATTGCTTCACCAAAGGATGGAGATGCGCTGATCCGCGAGGGCAAGCTGGACCTGATGACCGTGGGCCGTCCGATGCTTGCGAATCCGCACTGGCCCTATGCTGCTGCGCAGGAGCTGGGCATTGCAGACCCGGCGTGGAAGACGCTGCCGGCGCCCTACGCGCACTGGCTCGGACGCTATCGCTAG
- a CDS encoding MarR family winged helix-turn-helix transcriptional regulator codes for MREFSLLNVLSRQIERGDHLHMKQVADAVVLSQSATTRLVTRLEERGLLSRALCDKDRRGIYTDVTPAGLKLLEAARPTNQTALHEALDEARRDAHLQPLVAALESCYVQGGTGRPGLSPSAPAPSGRDPGALQ; via the coding sequence GTGCGTGAGTTCTCCCTGCTCAATGTACTCAGCCGCCAGATCGAGCGCGGCGACCACCTGCACATGAAGCAGGTGGCCGATGCCGTCGTGCTGAGCCAGAGCGCGACCACGCGCCTCGTCACCCGGCTCGAGGAGCGCGGCCTGCTTTCCCGCGCGCTGTGCGACAAGGACCGCCGCGGTATCTATACCGATGTAACCCCGGCCGGGCTCAAGCTGCTCGAAGCCGCCCGCCCCACCAACCAGACTGCGCTGCACGAGGCCCTCGACGAGGCCCGCCGCGACGCCCACCTCCAGCCGCTGGTCGCGGCGCTCGAATCCTGCTACGTGCAGGGCGGCACTGGCCGTCCAGGCCTTTCGCCTTCGGCACCCGCTCCCTCTGGCCGCGATCCGGGGGCATTGCAGTAA
- a CDS encoding PadR family transcriptional regulator, with protein MFGKFGNRFDQDKPHGHFGKHFRSGREFWGGMEDEGRGGRGRRGFGREFGGRLFDGGELRLVILSFIAEKPSHGYEIIKGIEEQMGGAYAPSAGVVYPTLNLLEDEGFATVNTDGGKKLYTITEAGRAELERSRSHVEQLLNRIREVGKAFGPGRSPQLMRAMHNFKMALRLRMAQGDMSREQVGRIAEIIDRASREIESLD; from the coding sequence ATGTTTGGAAAATTTGGAAATCGATTCGATCAGGACAAGCCGCATGGGCACTTCGGCAAGCATTTCCGCAGCGGACGCGAGTTCTGGGGCGGAATGGAAGACGAGGGCCGGGGCGGACGCGGCCGCCGCGGCTTCGGGCGCGAGTTCGGCGGGCGCCTCTTCGATGGCGGCGAGCTGCGCCTGGTCATCCTGAGCTTCATCGCGGAAAAGCCCAGCCACGGCTACGAGATCATCAAGGGCATCGAGGAGCAGATGGGCGGAGCCTATGCGCCCTCGGCCGGGGTGGTCTATCCCACGCTGAACCTGCTCGAAGACGAGGGCTTTGCCACCGTCAACACCGACGGCGGCAAGAAGCTTTACACCATTACCGAGGCCGGCCGCGCCGAGCTTGAGCGCAGCCGCTCCCATGTCGAACAACTCCTCAATCGCATCCGCGAAGTCGGCAAGGCCTTCGGCCCCGGACGCTCGCCGCAGCTGATGCGCGCCATGCACAACTTCAAGATGGCTCTCCGCCTGCGCATGGCCCAGGGTGACATGAGCCGCGAACAGGTCGGCCGCATTGCCGAAATCATTGACCGCGCCAGCCGCGAGATCGAGTCGCTCGATTAA
- a CDS encoding ABC transporter permease gives MNKLVLGNLLHRPLRTLISVVAVAIEVVMILSIVAIMIGQVSNASNQQGGIGADIIVRPPNASFISSVGGAPVPAKIADVLAKLPHAAVATPVITDFNMQGGIETIWGIDYAGFNALKPFEFLSGGPFQGPNDVIIDDIYAHSKSKDGAPRVVGATIEVLKHPYRVAGIVKHGKGGRVFLPIHTLGTLMGNPDNASLFYIRSDDLKNQEAIRNEIYAIPALANYQVQTMQEWMSLMTPDHLPGFNIALRSVITIAVIVGFLVIFQSMYTAVLERTREIGILKSMGASKGYIVNVVLRETAVVTVAGVVLGIVIAELLRLFLNFEFPSLPFPVTMDWRIRAAGIALVGSMLGAIYPAWKAARKDPIDALAYE, from the coding sequence ATGAACAAGCTGGTACTTGGCAATCTTCTGCATCGACCCCTGCGTACCCTGATCAGCGTGGTGGCTGTGGCTATTGAAGTGGTGATGATCCTGTCGATCGTGGCCATCATGATCGGGCAGGTGAGCAACGCCAGCAACCAGCAGGGCGGCATCGGCGCGGACATCATTGTCCGGCCGCCGAATGCCAGCTTCATCAGCTCGGTGGGCGGTGCTCCGGTTCCTGCAAAAATTGCCGATGTCCTGGCCAAACTGCCCCATGCGGCTGTGGCGACCCCGGTCATTACGGACTTCAACATGCAGGGCGGCATCGAGACCATCTGGGGGATCGATTACGCCGGGTTCAATGCGCTCAAGCCGTTTGAGTTTCTCTCCGGCGGTCCCTTTCAGGGGCCGAACGACGTCATCATCGACGACATTTACGCGCATTCGAAGTCGAAGGATGGCGCTCCCCGCGTCGTAGGCGCAACCATTGAGGTTCTGAAGCATCCCTACCGGGTCGCCGGCATCGTGAAGCACGGCAAGGGCGGACGCGTCTTCCTGCCCATCCACACCCTGGGAACGCTGATGGGCAATCCGGACAATGCTTCGTTGTTCTATATCCGCAGCGACGATCTCAAGAACCAGGAAGCGATCCGCAACGAGATTTATGCCATCCCGGCGCTGGCCAACTACCAGGTGCAGACGATGCAGGAGTGGATGTCGCTGATGACCCCGGATCACCTGCCGGGCTTCAATATCGCCCTGCGCTCGGTGATCACGATTGCCGTAATCGTCGGCTTCCTGGTGATCTTCCAGTCGATGTATACGGCCGTGCTGGAGCGGACGCGCGAGATCGGCATCCTCAAGTCGATGGGCGCCTCGAAGGGCTACATCGTCAACGTGGTGTTGCGTGAGACGGCCGTGGTGACGGTGGCCGGTGTGGTGCTCGGCATTGTGATCGCCGAGCTGCTGCGGTTGTTCCTCAACTTCGAGTTCCCATCGCTGCCCTTCCCGGTCACGATGGACTGGCGGATTCGCGCCGCAGGGATTGCGCTGGTTGGCTCCATGCTGGGAGCCATCTATCCGGCGTGGAAGGCGGCGCGGAAGGACCCTATCGATGCTCTGGCGTATGAATAG
- a CDS encoding helix-turn-helix domain-containing protein, translating into MSEFGTELRRERERRGIGLDTISEATKISSRHLQALEAGQFDQLPGGVFNKGIVRGYARIVGLDEEAWVDRFMSAYRGSGQLKDDDANWIQFAENVSRGRTPEEADRPALRLRWAGVALLLAVLAVLGWFVWHYVSNRLSAEAAPHQSLSSSTTVADLAFHRPIAR; encoded by the coding sequence ATGTCCGAATTCGGAACCGAATTGCGCAGGGAGCGGGAAAGGCGTGGCATCGGCCTGGATACGATCAGCGAAGCCACCAAAATCAGCAGCCGCCATCTCCAGGCGCTCGAAGCCGGCCAGTTCGACCAGCTTCCCGGCGGTGTCTTCAATAAAGGCATTGTCCGGGGATACGCCCGCATTGTCGGCCTCGACGAAGAGGCCTGGGTAGACCGTTTCATGTCCGCCTATCGCGGCTCGGGCCAGCTGAAGGATGACGATGCGAACTGGATTCAGTTCGCCGAAAATGTAAGCCGCGGACGCACACCAGAAGAAGCCGACCGACCGGCACTCCGCCTGCGCTGGGCAGGAGTCGCGCTGCTGCTGGCCGTGCTCGCGGTTCTCGGCTGGTTTGTGTGGCACTACGTCAGCAATCGCCTCTCAGCCGAAGCCGCACCGCACCAATCTCTCTCTTCGAGCACCACGGTCGCCGACCTGGCTTTCCACCGTCCCATCGCCCGCTAA
- the metK gene encoding methionine adenosyltransferase encodes MSARQRFLFTSESVTEGHPDKIADQVSDAILDACLEQDPYSRVACETLTATGLVVIAGEITTRAYVDFQTLVRGVVAAIGYDNALYGFDSNTCAVISTINKQSGDIAMGVDTGGAGDQGMMFGYASNETPELMPTPIALAHKLSRRLTEVRKNGKLAYLRPDGKSQVTVEYDANHKPVRIDAVVISTQHAENISTEELRADVLKHVIQAVLPAELLDENTKYHINPTGRFVIGGPMGDTGLTGRKIIVDTYGGMGRHGGGAFSGKDATKVDRSAAYMARYIAKNIVAAGLADRAEVQLAYAIGVAEPVSVLVETFGTGKVPSEQLEELVRANFQLTPKGIIESLNLRRPIFRKTAAYGHFGRTESEFQWEATDKAAALKEQAAAIAAV; translated from the coding sequence TTGTCCGCACGCCAACGATTTCTTTTCACCTCGGAATCGGTGACCGAAGGCCACCCCGACAAGATCGCTGACCAGGTTTCCGATGCGATCCTCGATGCCTGCCTCGAGCAGGACCCCTATTCCCGCGTTGCCTGTGAGACCCTCACAGCAACCGGCCTCGTTGTCATCGCCGGTGAAATCACCACCCGCGCCTACGTCGATTTCCAGACCCTCGTTCGCGGCGTGGTGGCGGCCATCGGATACGATAACGCCCTTTACGGCTTCGACTCCAACACCTGCGCCGTCATTTCGACCATCAACAAGCAGTCCGGCGACATCGCCATGGGCGTGGACACCGGCGGTGCCGGCGACCAGGGCATGATGTTCGGTTACGCCTCGAACGAGACGCCCGAGCTGATGCCGACCCCGATCGCGCTGGCCCACAAGCTGAGCCGCCGCCTCACCGAGGTCCGCAAGAACGGCAAACTCGCCTACTTGCGCCCGGACGGCAAGAGCCAAGTCACCGTGGAGTACGACGCGAACCATAAGCCGGTCCGCATCGACGCGGTGGTCATCTCGACCCAGCACGCCGAAAACATCTCGACCGAAGAGCTCCGCGCGGATGTGCTCAAGCACGTCATCCAGGCGGTTCTCCCGGCCGAACTGCTGGACGAGAACACCAAGTACCACATCAACCCGACCGGCCGCTTCGTTATCGGCGGACCAATGGGCGATACCGGCCTGACCGGCCGCAAGATCATCGTCGACACCTACGGCGGCATGGGCCGTCACGGCGGCGGCGCCTTCTCCGGTAAGGACGCGACCAAGGTCGACCGTTCGGCGGCTTACATGGCCCGCTACATCGCCAAGAACATCGTCGCCGCCGGCCTGGCCGACCGCGCCGAAGTCCAGCTGGCCTACGCCATTGGCGTAGCCGAGCCGGTCTCCGTGCTGGTCGAGACCTTCGGCACCGGCAAGGTCCCCTCCGAGCAGCTCGAGGAACTGGTTCGCGCCAACTTCCAGCTCACCCCGAAGGGCATCATCGAAAGCCTGAACCTGCGTCGCCCGATCTTCCGCAAGACCGCTGCCTACGGCCACTTCGGCCGCACGGAAAGCGAGTTCCAGTGGGAGGCGACCGACAAGGCCGCCGCGCTCAAGGAGCAGGCAGCCGCAATCGCGGCCGTCTAA
- a CDS encoding HIT family protein, giving the protein MDHLWTPWRYAYVTDDRKSGRKGVPPELEAWPEDRGCVFCNLLAAADYGIAQGMPPEEADRAALIVHRAEHNYVCLNRYPYSSGHLMVVPHQHGSSFAALNSATAQELTALAQQAERALTESYRPHGINMGLNLGQAAGAGVAEHLHLHALPRWVGDTNFMTAVAETRILPETLEVTWARLREAFVKTSATE; this is encoded by the coding sequence ATGGACCATCTTTGGACCCCGTGGCGCTATGCCTACGTCACCGACGACCGCAAGTCTGGCCGCAAAGGCGTTCCGCCTGAGCTCGAAGCATGGCCGGAGGACCGTGGGTGCGTCTTCTGCAACCTGCTGGCGGCCGCCGACTACGGCATCGCACAGGGCATGCCGCCGGAGGAGGCCGACCGGGCCGCACTCATCGTCCATCGCGCCGAACATAACTACGTCTGCCTGAATCGGTATCCCTACAGCTCCGGGCACCTGATGGTTGTCCCGCACCAGCATGGATCGTCTTTTGCTGCGCTGAATTCTGCCACCGCGCAGGAGCTCACCGCGCTTGCCCAGCAGGCCGAACGCGCACTTACCGAGTCCTACCGCCCGCACGGCATCAATATGGGCCTGAACCTGGGGCAGGCCGCGGGCGCAGGAGTGGCCGAGCATCTCCACCTCCATGCCCTGCCCCGCTGGGTCGGCGACACCAACTTCATGACCGCCGTCGCCGAAACCCGCATCCTGCCCGAGACGCTGGAAGTAACCTGGGCCCGGTTGCGGGAGGCGTTTGTGAAGACCTCCGCCACCGAATAG
- the rmuC gene encoding DNA recombination protein RmuC: MNVWAIVALAAGAAVGAVLAWVVAAGQGKAQAASERMRAEQAGHELAQQKAALEQSQREKAELTRQAQELDRQGREWERQAAERDAQQRTDNGRLETEGKSLRTRVLSLEQELEREEESFERMRSELQQENTGLKARLAEIVAAKDSEAKAAEEKLALLTSARAELSNQFEALANNILDAKSKKFTEQNAENLGNLLRPLKDKFGEFQTKVESLEKDGLQGRTELKSQIAQLQSLNERLSKDAQSLVTALRGSKTQGDWGEYVLESILEASGLRKGHEYRVQESFTREDHSRARLDVILDLPQGRHLVLDSKVSLNDYNDACNAADEAARDLSLAKHLVAVKAHIRELSGRNYQQLYGLNSLDFVIMFVPVEPAFLAAIGRDGKLWQEAWEKNVLLVSPSTLLFVLRTVAQLWRQEQQTRNVQEIVKRGAELYDKLAAFAKDLTDVGTHLDRARKSYEDAYGKLAQGKGNAIRQAEMLKALGVKPAKSLEQALPPKIAELALDEATLELAASGEEPPLEK; the protein is encoded by the coding sequence ATGAACGTGTGGGCAATCGTAGCGTTGGCGGCCGGAGCGGCTGTGGGCGCGGTTTTGGCATGGGTGGTGGCTGCGGGCCAGGGCAAGGCGCAGGCGGCCTCCGAGCGCATGCGGGCCGAACAGGCGGGGCACGAGCTGGCCCAGCAGAAAGCGGCTCTCGAGCAGTCGCAGCGAGAAAAGGCCGAGCTGACGCGCCAGGCGCAGGAGCTGGACCGGCAGGGCCGCGAGTGGGAACGGCAGGCGGCCGAGCGCGATGCCCAGCAACGGACCGATAACGGTCGGCTGGAGACCGAAGGCAAGAGCCTGCGCACCCGCGTCCTGAGCCTCGAGCAGGAGCTGGAGCGCGAGGAAGAGAGCTTCGAGCGCATGCGCAGCGAGCTGCAGCAGGAGAACACCGGCCTCAAGGCGCGGCTGGCCGAGATCGTCGCCGCGAAAGACTCCGAAGCAAAAGCAGCCGAAGAAAAGCTGGCGCTCCTGACCTCGGCCAGAGCCGAGCTGTCGAACCAGTTCGAGGCGCTGGCCAACAACATCCTCGATGCCAAGTCGAAGAAGTTCACAGAACAAAACGCTGAGAACCTCGGCAACCTGCTCCGCCCGCTCAAAGACAAGTTCGGGGAATTCCAGACCAAGGTCGAGAGCCTCGAAAAAGATGGCCTGCAGGGCCGCACCGAGCTCAAGTCGCAGATCGCGCAGCTGCAATCACTCAACGAGCGGCTCTCCAAGGATGCACAGAGCCTGGTAACGGCTTTGCGGGGCTCGAAGACGCAGGGTGACTGGGGCGAGTACGTACTCGAGAGCATCCTCGAAGCCTCCGGCCTGCGCAAGGGTCACGAGTACCGCGTGCAGGAGAGTTTTACGCGCGAAGACCATTCGCGGGCGCGGCTGGACGTGATCCTGGACCTGCCGCAAGGCCGCCATCTGGTGCTCGACTCGAAGGTCTCGCTCAATGATTACAACGACGCCTGCAATGCGGCGGACGAGGCGGCGCGGGATCTCTCGCTGGCGAAGCATCTCGTGGCCGTGAAGGCGCATATCCGTGAGCTCTCGGGCCGCAACTATCAGCAGCTTTACGGCCTCAATTCGCTCGATTTCGTCATCATGTTCGTGCCGGTCGAGCCGGCCTTCCTCGCCGCGATCGGGCGCGACGGCAAGCTGTGGCAGGAGGCGTGGGAGAAGAACGTTCTGCTCGTCAGTCCGAGCACGCTGCTCTTCGTCCTGCGCACGGTGGCGCAGCTCTGGCGGCAGGAACAGCAGACCCGCAACGTGCAGGAGATCGTGAAGCGTGGCGCAGAGCTCTACGACAAGCTGGCCGCCTTTGCGAAGGACCTGACCGATGTGGGCACGCATCTCGACCGCGCGCGCAAGAGCTATGAAGATGCTTATGGCAAGCTGGCGCAGGGCAAGGGCAACGCCATCCGCCAGGCGGAGATGCTGAAGGCGCTCGGTGTGAAGCCGGCGAAGTCGCTTGAGCAGGCGCTGCCGCCGAAGATCGCCGAACTCGCGCTCGACGAGGCGACACTGGAGCTGGCCGCTTCCGGCGAAGAGCCGCCACTGGAAAAATAG
- a CDS encoding TlpA family protein disulfide reductase has translation MGKLLKRVVLVLAVLVVAVAAVAWAGFRFVEARIAAKMEPPRLVAEPEPASDLAYRTLDGQPQQLSSARGKVVFVDLWGTWCIQCVAEMPTVQKLYEHYRNDAQVQFLVISRLDSPASVRRYAQRNHYTLPFYVMEDDDIPASMRLNQYPSTFLYAKDGTLVAKHTGAADWSAPGVIAFIDGLKAR, from the coding sequence GTGGGAAAGCTGCTGAAGCGTGTCGTTCTCGTATTGGCTGTGCTGGTGGTGGCCGTCGCGGCTGTGGCGTGGGCGGGATTTCGCTTTGTCGAGGCGCGGATCGCCGCGAAGATGGAGCCGCCCCGGCTGGTGGCCGAGCCCGAACCGGCCAGCGACCTTGCCTATCGCACCCTGGATGGCCAGCCGCAGCAGCTCTCCTCGGCTCGCGGCAAGGTCGTTTTCGTGGACCTCTGGGGTACCTGGTGCATCCAGTGCGTGGCCGAGATGCCCACCGTGCAGAAGCTCTATGAGCACTATCGCAATGACGCGCAGGTGCAGTTCCTCGTCATCTCGCGGCTCGACTCGCCTGCATCGGTGCGGCGCTACGCACAGCGCAACCACTACACGTTGCCCTTTTATGTCATGGAAGACGACGACATCCCTGCCTCCATGCGCCTGAACCAATATCCATCCACCTTCCTCTATGCCAAGGACGGCACCCTGGTGGCGAAGCACACCGGCGCGGCGGACTGGTCCGCACCCGGGGTGATCGCCTTCATCGACGGCCTGAAGGCACGCTAA
- a CDS encoding acyl carrier protein, giving the protein MAAVEEKVKQIIVEQLQVDEAEVTPSASFQEDLGADSLDVVELVMQFEEAFDIEIPDEDAEKIKTVKDAIEYIEKNAKGGK; this is encoded by the coding sequence ATGGCAGCAGTGGAAGAGAAGGTCAAACAGATCATCGTCGAGCAGCTTCAGGTCGACGAAGCCGAAGTCACCCCCAGCGCTTCGTTCCAGGAAGACCTTGGCGCCGACTCGCTCGACGTTGTCGAGCTGGTCATGCAGTTCGAAGAAGCCTTTGACATCGAGATCCCGGACGAAGACGCCGAGAAGATCAAGACCGTCAAGGACGCGATCGAGTACATCGAGAAGAATGCGAAAGGCGGCAAGTAG